One window of the Desulfuromonadales bacterium genome contains the following:
- the cobM gene encoding precorrin-4 C(11)-methyltransferase, whose translation MSKVHFIGAGPGDAELITVKGARLLREADVVVYAGSLVDRELVRTYAPQAQVWDSAGMTLEETTKVLAEAVTAGKKAVRLHTGDPAIYGAIQEQMAELDRLGIGYAVVPGVTSAFAAAAALGQELTLPEVSQTVILTRIAGRTPVPEREKLSEIARLGATLVIYLSVSMVEKVVAELLQGAYTPETPVAVVAKASWPDEQLVEGTLADIAEKVRAAGIDRQALILVGDVLAARREGMKAKSLLYDRGFSHGFRT comes from the coding sequence TTGTCTAAGGTTCATTTCATCGGCGCCGGTCCCGGCGATGCCGAGCTGATCACGGTGAAGGGCGCGCGGCTCCTGCGCGAGGCGGACGTGGTGGTCTATGCCGGCAGCCTGGTCGACCGGGAACTGGTGCGAACCTACGCGCCGCAGGCGCAGGTCTGGGACTCGGCCGGGATGACGCTGGAGGAGACCACAAAGGTGCTGGCGGAGGCGGTGACGGCGGGGAAGAAGGCGGTGCGGCTGCACACCGGCGACCCCGCGATCTACGGCGCCATCCAGGAGCAGATGGCTGAACTGGACAGGCTCGGCATCGGCTACGCCGTTGTCCCCGGCGTCACCAGCGCCTTCGCCGCGGCGGCGGCGCTCGGGCAGGAACTGACCCTCCCCGAGGTCTCCCAGACCGTCATCCTCACCCGCATCGCCGGCAGGACGCCGGTGCCCGAGCGGGAGAAACTCTCGGAGATCGCCAGGCTCGGCGCGACGCTGGTCATCTACCTTTCCGTCTCGATGGTCGAAAAGGTGGTGGCCGAGCTGCTGCAGGGAGCGTACACCCCCGAGACTCCGGTTGCCGTTGTGGCGAAGGCTTCCTGGCCGGACGAGCAGCTGGTGGAGGGGACGCTGGCCGATATCGCCGAAAAGGTGCGCGCCGCCGGCATCGACCGCCAAGCACTGATCCTCGTCGGCGACGTCCTCGCCGCCCGCCGCGAGGGAATGAAGGCGAAGTCGCTGCTTTACGATCGGGGGTTTTCCCACGGCTTCAGGACTTGA
- the cobI gene encoding precorrin-2 C(20)-methyltransferase: protein MSSRLYAVGVGPGDPELLTRKAERILRSVPVICAPTSAADAGSVALAIVEPFLDRTRQEVLTRVFPMKKDEGELLPFWEETAAEVAQRVRSGQEVAFITIGDPFLYSTFLYLYRIFRERYPEIGIEIVPGITSVGAAAAAAGVPLGLAADRLAVLPATYEEAQLRRTLLDFDTVVLMKVHRVFDRVYGLLAELGLEKNGVFVRRVGSSEEEVVTDLASLVGKKLDYLSLVIVRK, encoded by the coding sequence ATGTCTTCACGTCTTTATGCCGTCGGCGTTGGTCCAGGCGACCCGGAGCTGCTTACCCGCAAGGCCGAGCGCATCCTGCGCAGCGTTCCCGTCATCTGCGCCCCCACCAGCGCTGCCGATGCCGGAAGCGTTGCCCTGGCCATCGTCGAGCCGTTTCTCGACCGAACCCGCCAGGAGGTCCTGACCCGGGTCTTTCCGATGAAGAAGGACGAAGGCGAACTGCTGCCTTTCTGGGAGGAGACCGCCGCCGAGGTGGCGCAGCGGGTCCGGTCGGGGCAGGAAGTCGCCTTCATCACCATCGGTGACCCTTTCCTCTACTCCACCTTCCTCTACCTCTATCGCATTTTCCGGGAGAGGTACCCGGAGATCGGCATCGAGATCGTCCCCGGGATCACCAGCGTCGGCGCCGCCGCGGCCGCCGCCGGAGTCCCTCTCGGCCTCGCCGCCGACCGCCTCGCCGTCCTTCCCGCCACCTACGAGGAGGCGCAGCTGCGCCGGACCCTGCTCGATTTCGACACCGTCGTGCTGATGAAGGTGCACCGGGTCTTCGACCGGGTGTACGGACTTCTTGCCGAGCTGGGACTGGAGAAAAACGGGGTCTTCGTGCGCCGGGTGGGGTCGAGCGAGGAGGAAGTGGTTACGGACCTTGCCTCGCTGGTGGGGAAGAAGCTCGATTACCTGTCGCTGGTGATCGTCAGAAAATGA